A region of the Anguilla anguilla isolate fAngAng1 chromosome 16, fAngAng1.pri, whole genome shotgun sequence genome:
CCGCCTTGATCCGACTGTGTTTAAACCCGACCTCTCTTTCACCTTGAACACTGAGGCTTTTTGTTTAGCGTTTGGAATCGCGTGGTTCGTGGAGGAGCTTGAGAGCCTTTGGAAATTTAGATGTGGGTCAGTGAGAGAATACGCGCGTTGGCAGAGGACCGGATTTTCAACATtcttcactttctctctctctcatgcattATGACTGCCCCGGTCTGTGTGTAGGTAAAGGGCCGTAGCTCTGTGTTCTTACTCCTAACGAGTAAGCCGGTCTTGTTCGCTGTTAGAGTTGCAGAGAAAGTGCTGTAATCCGATGCGTTCGATCTGATCGCTGACGTGAGTCCCAAAGTAATGATGTTATTGTTTACTATGGTTGGAAAACTCAATGAAACATGTAGGTGCATGTCCGATTCTCTCATTATGCTGCAACGGTGTAACTCTTCCTGGTGATGCGCGAATGTTATGTAACCTTAATCTGCAAATGTGATCAAAgatagggcgacatagctcaggaggtaagagcggttgtctggcagttggagggttgccagtttgatccCCCACCccgggcgtgtcgaagtgtccccgagcaagacacctgacccctaactgctctggcgaatgcgaggcatcaattgtaaagcgctttggataaaagcgctatataaaagcAGTCCATTTTACCAATTATCAAAGATGAAATGCATATTTGGAATCGGAGTGACAGGTTTTCGAACGCTCTGTTCTGGCAGATTGCCGCTGGGTTTAACGTGTAGTTTCCTTGTAGGCCTTCCTTGTAAGGTGATAGATCGTGATTGACCGCTACGCGGTAGAACCTTCCTTCAGTTTGAATGCCGTCTCCTTTCAGAAGACCGTTCAGCCATCAGCCAGCCATCTTTTTTCCATTCCCGAGCGCTCCGTCGTTTTTATGGGTAATCGATACGGGAGTCTCTTGATGGGCGTTTGGGAGTTGGGGTCAGACTCGTTGATTGCATCGGTGTTTACCTGCTTGGAATGCCAGGGCGGGATGCTATCGTGCTTAACTGCAGCTATCGAGCTGCCGCGGCAGGTTTGCAACGTGAAACTGGttcatcacattacaggcatttggcagacactcttatccagagcgacttacacagcgtttttacattacacttatattgcatccatttatacaactggatgtatactgaagcaatgcaggtttggtaccttgctcaagggtacgacgaCAGTGACCTAACCAAGAATCGAatctgcaacctttaggttaggaggccagctccttacccattatactgcgcTGTTCACCAGACTGGTTTCTGTTGCCCAGCCATGCCCCTTGAGAGCCTGTTCATGTCGTGCTGTGCCCTCGTCTTCCTCCGAAGGGCGTAGGGGGCGTTCGACGGGCAGGCTGGAGGTCAGTCGGCAGGGACAGGCGCGTGAGGAAGGCCTTGTACAGGAGTGCGCCTCGACTTTTCGGTTTCATGGAAAAGCCGGCTGCTGAACCGACCTCTCCGCAGCGACTCGCCCGTCGACTCCCCCGACCGGTAGCGGCGTGCCTTTCCCCGTCGGCCTGCGGGCAAACGCGCGCCCCGTGCGGGTGACTGGACGAGAACCCGCCGAGGTGAAGTGGTGCTTCTGAAATGTCACGGCTGCTGACTCTGGAAACGTCTTCCTGGAACGACCTTCAGATGTGGGCAGAGCTGAGGCTGTTTTGAGAGTTGTTGTTCTTTGGTTagcaaagggtttttttttttttttttttcctttattaaatGAGGGAAAAACCCCAAAACCTGTGTAGTCGTGGTGCTGTTCAGATGTGACTGCACACCGTGGTTGATGTAGAAACTCCAGAGAAAGTCCAGCAGACACTGGACTTTTTTCACGGTTTTGCTTGCGTAGAGGGATGCTTTTGTGATGGCAGTTgatcgttttttatttttatttttcagttgtgtttgtGGTCTTTGGTACCCACTCTGTTGAAGGAAATGGACCATTTCAGGGCTACCCGACTCTGTTTCTGCCCAATCTgtcgtcctgtaggtttccttTTCTACCAATTGGCAGCTTTACAAGACCTCCAGCTGTTGTAttaggtgtggctttgttagggttggagtgaaaacctgcatgacggtagatctccaggaacagggttgggcagccctgaaaTAGACGCTAGTCATTATTGTGGTTGCATATGATGCCATTAGTTGCTGATGTAGGATTTGATTCCCCAGCCCAAATCTTTGCTCCTGCTTTTTAGAGAGGTAGCGCAatactgatctaggatcagtcgTAATGCGCATGGTGCAACTAGACCAAAGTGGAGAAGTGTCTTTCCATCAGGCCTGGATGGAAACATTTTGGTGCGttttgcggagggggggggtatgatGCTGTAAACTGATGTAGAAATGTCTTGGGACAGGTGGATGGATGAGAAGCTGGTGAATCTGATCACACCGAAGCTCATCGGGGACCGGCCcaacacgtacacgtacaccaAGGCGCTGGCCGAGTACCTCGTCCAGCAGGAGTGCGGGAACCTGAACGTGGCCATCGTCCGGCCCTCCATCGTGGGCGCCAGCTGGAAGGAGCCCTTTCCGGTGAGTTCCGCGCCTCCCACCCCCGAGCTCGTCGTCTTTGTGCGGCTTGTTTGGAGTCGCTTTTGAGTTTCGGCAGAACGCGTTGAGCGCTTGCCGTCAGCCGCCTTCCAGCCATCGCAACGCAGTCTGCGGGTCAGGTTGGCGCAGACGTGGGTCTGAGGAAGACCCTCGGTGAGCAGTTTTAAAAGAGCGGGTTTGCACGGACCCGGTTGACCGGCGTCGGTCGCTAGTTGTCGATGCCTGGGCGATGCTAACGGCGGCTGTGCGTTGCTCTGCGGCGCCGTTGGCCCACCGTTCACGGCCTGGATTTGAAACCGCGCCCTGGGGCCCAACCGTGCTCTGGAACAGTGCCTTTAAAAGGGATGGGCCACCCAGTACATTCAGCCTTAGGCACCTAAGGCCAGTCTAGTCTCCCTGATCCCCATTGGTCCAGTAAGGGCTACGGTTGTGGTCAGTAGCGCAGTTATCAGGAAGTCAGTCATCGAAATACGGAAGTTAGCCGTATCACCTTAACTGGGGTCCGAAGACACCACCAGAGAGACTTGGCCAGCGCCAGCACCAGCAGAATGGGCCAGTAGCCTTTAGGCACGGGGGCTTTAGGCACAAACCCATTCCAGCTTTTAGCTCACCCCGGGCGACCCAGCAGCGGACACGGAGCTCCCCTGTGTAGCCAGTCGGGTTAAGCGAGGCGATCGGGtggcggagagggagagccgTCCGCGCCGTGACCTCATCGGGAATCCGATCCGGCCGAACGGTCGGCGGGTCGTTTTGTCGTCAGTTGTCGCCGTTAACCCGCCGTGACGTTCGCCCGCCggacgccccctcccccccccgccccctcccgtcTGGAAACAGGATCCCTGCGCGAACATGGAAAGTTCCTCCCGGCGGGAAAGGAGAGCCGCTCTTTTTGTCTCCTTCGCGGTGCGCGCGAGGAGCGGGCCTCTGACCgcgtttcctcttcctgtctttcaGGGCTGGATCGACAACTTCAACGGGCCGAGCGGGATCTTCATCGCCGTAAGTTTCAATTCAGACGAATGGGAACCGTTGGTTTTAACACGCCTCACTCCCGCACGCACAACGTCTCAAGCGCACACTCCCACTCGCATTTTCACTTGCATACTCGCATACTTACTCACTCGCTCATTCTCACTCTTTATCTctttctcacagtcacacactttctcacatactcacacacacacgcacacacacacactctctcacacacacacacacacacacacacacatactctcacacacactcgctggctggctggctggctgactgactgactctgcAGTGTGCCTGGTCCCTGATTGGCCCGTTGTCTCCCCGCTGGTTTTTGCAGGCGGGGAAGGGGATCCTCCGCACCATGAGAGCCTCCAACAGCGCGGTGGCCGACCTGGTGCCGGTGGACGTGGTCATCAACACCACGCTGGCGGCGGCCTGGTACTCCGGGTCCCAGCGATACGCCAGGTCTGTCCCGCAGGCGCTCgcgccagacctgggtcaattAACGCATTCGTTTCGCATTCGTTTCGCATTCAAATGCTTCCCTATTGCTTTCGCTGattttgtctggtgtattggaaccaatgaaacgctctcaaaaagtgcaagccccgccttctggtcatattggcaggctcaattacaccaggcaagatcaacagagcacagaaaagtatttgaatccaaaacaaataagtgtttgacccaggtctgaaacacacacacatctcatttactttatagcacattttactgtttgtgGAGGTGATGGACAGTTTAAATGAAGTATTGGTATTGCGTAGtgttatttacatatttttaaaaatgtaaaattgtttattacatacattgtttttaaattcttaattttaatctagctttttcttgtttgttttttgtgtttgtttgtttgttttgtatttgtaggCCTAAAAGCATTTTGGTGTACAACTGCACAACCGGTGGCATCAACCCCTTTCACTGGGGAGAAGTCGGTAGGGATCATGTCTTCCATGCTCAGAATCCACATTTTACAgtcttgaattttaaaaacccagTTTGTTTTTGGTGCGTTTTTAACTGCAAGGTCCTGAGTGACTAACCCAGCCCTCCTCTCAGGGCTCAATAATGTACCCGTGGCCACATTGAAGGCCCCGCCCattcctggcccctccccccgcccgcgGGACGGCGAGTGCAGGCGGGCGGGAGTCCTCTGACCTCGCCCCCGTGCCCCCGGCGTCCCCTCATAGGCTGTTCCAACGCCCGTTTTGATTGGCTCCTGGGAGATTGTGCCCTGTCCCCCGAAATACATCTTAGTGAAACTGCTTTGTGTGTGGTGGACTCCATTAAGGCCAGACCTGGGTCCAATAcgtatttgctttggattcaaatacttttctacactttactgatcttgtctggtgtattggaaccaatgaaatacactcaaaaaagtgcaaaccctgccttctggtcatattggctgGCTCAGctgcaccaggcaagatcaatagagcactgaaaagtatttgaatccaaaacaaatgcgtatttgacccagttCTGATTTAAGGCTatcttttcattcaaatgagtaggtgtgagtgtgcgtgagtgcctAGGTGGACAGAGCAAGATCTTTAAAGCCTACTAGAGCCTGTCCGTCATCTGTTCCTTCAGTGGCCTATGACATGCAATGGCCCCATACATCCCTGCATCATGTGGCAGCTTACGGCGCATTTAAAACGTTTTAACTAGGGATGTGAACCACGCTAGTTGCTGTCTATAACGGACTAATCAGGTTTTTTGTTTACCATTTTATGTTGGATACTGCTTATAAAAACATGCCAGAACCTGAACCAGCACAGGTCACAAGATTAAAAcatctgaaaagtaaaacacaagcatcgctaatatttttttttctagaacgATTATATGCTGCTTCGCTCACTGCAGTGGTTAACGGCAGCAAGTtacttaaaacaaacaaaactattttcgattattttatttaacaggtGTGCTTGTGACCTGCAAATCGAGGCGTCGCCTTATTTGTTCTCATCCCTAGTTTTGACACGTTTGTCTGCGCGgcgccgccattttgtttcacggCTGCAGTCGAGGCTTGGCCGGCCCAGCAGTGATCGCACTGTCCCCTCGACCTCACGCCTTTGCTTCTTTCCACGGGTCACGCACGCCCCCCCCTTTAACGGGTGGGGTTGCCACGGGTCACGCATGCCCCCCCCTTTAACGGGTGGGGTTGCCACGGGTCACGCACGCCCTCCCGCTAGCTGGGAGGGTTGCCACGGGTTACGCACGCCCTCCCCGCTAACAGGGAGCGGCTGACACGGGTGCGCTGGCCACGCCTCTCTCCCTAAACGTTTTCCGAGGCTCGTTCACTGACGTCTTCGACTGCTTCATGAAGTGCTGGGGGTTTTGCATGCAGCCACCTTCTGGGGTGTGTACacttccagccccccccccccccccccccgaaaactACTAACTGCCCGGGGACGCCGTGTGCCAGAAAGCGATTTAGTTTCCCCTCGCGGGTCACTCGCCACTAGCCAGCGGCGCTGAAACTTATGAGCTGAGGGTAAACCTGACCCTTCGACTGCCGTGGTTACGAAGGCCtgctggggcggggcggggcggggctggggcggggctaCTGGACAAGGTCTGCTGCAGAGCGGATGCGTGTTCAGCAGCGCCTCGAACCCCTTCCGGAACCCGCCCGGACGCTTCCACGTCTACGGACGTCGTCTTTTAAACGGCACATCGGGGTCGCCCTCTGGGAAGAAGTGTCATTTGATTCGACCTCCTCGTTGAAAGTGTATTTGCAATCGAGACAAATGCGCGCTTTAGAGAAGAGAATTACCGGTAAGCGTTAAGCCTTACAAGGCTAAACCCAGCGaatgatgattgtttttttgttttttttttaactaagcACACTAGAGTAGATGCCCATTACAAGGGTGAGCGCTAAATTCTTGGAAACGGCCAACAAATGATTTcactgggtttgtttttttgtttttgttttttttggagaaccGTGCCATATGATCTTgtgttcctctttttttaactcTGCAATCTTCACCCTGTTGCAACACTTTTGTCTCTTAGAGTACCATGTAATATCCACTTTCAAGAGGAACCCCCTTGAGCAGGCCTTCAGACGGCCCAATGTTAATCTCACATCCAATCACCTTATCAATCAGTACTGGATTGCTGTAAGCCACAAGGCGCCAGCAATCCTTTATGATCTCTACCTCAGGATAACAGGAAGACCGCCAAGGTAaacgtccccccccctccctccccctcgctgTCACTCGCACGCTTTCACCCGtagccactcccccccccaccccaccccccctacccctcctcctcttcctcctcctcctcctcctcggacCAGCGCCAGAACCACGCGTTTGTCCTCTCGCTTCATGGGTAAGGccgcacaacccccccccccgtcctgcccGTCCTGCCCGAACTAATCTACGAGGGGTTTTGCggtctcgccccccccccaccacccccaaactccccctcctccctcctccctcctcccctcccctgctcccgGCCCGTGGttgtgtctgttctgtgtttgtctgtcctgTTAAAGggtaccccccgcccccccctcccctgtggTTGTATTCTCTCTGCAGAGTATTGTATAAACATGACCTTCAAGACCAACCCCTTAGAACAGGCTTTCAGGCGCCCCAACGTAAACCTGCGGTCCAACCCCTTTACCAATCAGTACTggaccacagtgagtcacacACTGCCCGCGCTCCTGTATGACGGGTATCTCAGGTTGACGGGTCAGAAGCCCCGGTAAGGtcccccacgccccccgccaccccccacccccccacccccacccccctctccgcccacctccacccgggtgctggtgtttctgtggtgtggctggcagcaggagctggacccaaagccccgccccatccctggctgtttttttgtttttttttgctcgacTTCATGGCATCGGACTTGGCACggtcttgtttaattttttaattttttaattttttttacctgctgTTAACTCGTGCGACCTGAGATGCATGGGAATGGTCTGGCTTCCTAAAAATAAGCATGCcgtagccaccccccccccccccccccccccccgcgcccccccctcgcccagcATTACTGCGCTCTCTATTTATTTGCCCAGCTACCTGAGAACATAACTGCTGGCGATGTTCCACTGATCAAATTTGGCAATAAAGTGCAGTAAAAAGAAgactcctgtttttttttttttttttgtttgggtaattctttcaaaatttttatttgtgtttccgTTCGGGGAAAAGTTTccctttttgaaattatttttggtggCTGCCGTTTGAAGCCATTCCTCTCCTCAGTccacctgccccgccccgccccgccccgccccccccgtgccATCAAGTCTTCAGAAGATGCCTGGGAACTCTGTTGCTGTGTCGATTCTCCTCTTCATCGAGCACTCGATTGGGAGGGATGCACTGCCACTTACTCGCCCGGGTTCGACTGACACCGGTTACCATACACCTCCTCCGATCGTCTGGGCTCCCGACCCACGAGCATGTGAACTGGGCCCTGACCCAATACCAGATTCCCTTTATGTGCAGAGCCACAACGAGACTCCTTCCCTTTTAAATTGAGGAGGAAGTTAACTGAGGAAATGATTGCAACAGTTCTGCCAAAGTTGCGTATCAGACGTTAACGGTGGTACATGGACTGTCCACCTGTAACCGACTGGctactgtagcatttttaaaaaataaataagaagtcTTATTTTCCCTCTATAGCGTAACAGGGCAGTGAGGTTTTATTCCACCGAGTATGCTTCCCAAGATATAAACGATAAGATCGTAGCTTTCTTTCGTACTTTTTGAAGGCTCTGGTATGGGTCGTGCAGGTGTTTGGTAGCAGGTGTTTGGTAACTGAGGTTGAGCGGTACCTGCCAATCACGGTGGATGTTAACCCACAGGCCATTTCAGGAGGAACAGCAGCGGTGTAGCACGTTGTCATGGCGAAAGTAATGGATGACACTTCACGGACAGAGAGGATTCTCTTGCATAGCttctgaggggaggggcaggacatttccacccccccccccccccttctcttctgttgtggcctgaaatgaaatgatttccTTTCAAGACtccgtatttttttatttttttttatttgtttgtttttttttttgatcacaAAAGGATGGTCCATTTTGCTCACCCCCCGTTTTtgtttgagatttttttttaaatttaattttttggcCCTTTCCTTGGAGAGAAACTGAGCAGAGAATACCATTGGAGTTTTCACCTCCGATTTGGATTTGGCAGATCTTCTCATGAgaagttaaaaataatgaaatctcCACTTGGTCATGTTCATGTTCACAAAGCACACTCCAAGCAGCCTTAGATTGTGCAGTCTTTGGGGTTTATCACAAGCTGCATATTGAACATTAACGTTGTTAAGATTCCAAATTTTTTCTTATGCCAcctttaatattaatattgcaaGAAAATGGCTGCACGCACTTTGAACTGCTCTGGTTTCTACCCAAGTTTGATTAACCAGCCCTGGCCTGATTGATTTCAGACATTACTAATCCCTGCATAAGTATGGGGAAATCGAGTCACTGTCAGCGGCAGGAATGCGTACATCTCTCCCCCGTGAATGCACTGTGCACCAAGCTCAACCCGCTCGCTGTTCTTGTGCTCTTGCAAACCAGTCCAGCATTGAAATTCAGTCGTAGTCACTTTTGTCGAGGtaaatttgtgaaaaatgcCAAGTCATTGGATTTGTCAGTTGGGTATTAATCTAACTCTCTCTAATACAGTGCAATAGCTTTTACGTATTAGCGATATCTGTAATCGTGTACTTTTAATACACTGGAAATTATTCTTATCCATTACTGGTATTGCATTTCTTGCTTTGAtttagccccctccccccccccccccccccccccaccaccctacCCATTCAGGGTCAAATTTTGCACTGCAAAAGAAGAGCAGTAGAAACGGGGAATTCCCCTTTGATCCGGCCGCTTCGTGTCTAATGGAGAGATTGCAGTCACCCCCTATGTGAGGGCcctgttgttatgttatgtaatgtcatgtaatgacGGTAAACATCAGCCACTATATCTGGCCCGGCCAGTTATAGCGGCTGCCGGCAGAATGAGTCGCTGGTGATAAAATGGCGGCTCAGACCCCAGTATGCTGGCGACTGGTTTCCAGTGCCGTTGAGttgagctgtttgttttgttctgcgGCGAGGGGGTGCGGCTCTGTCGgttccgccccccctcctccccaccgcCCGTTTTCTGACGCCTgtcctcccccccatccccccccttcctccgTTGCCGTGCCGACGCAGGATGATGAAGACCATCACCAGGCTGCACAAGGCCATGATGGTGCTGGAGTACTTCACCAGCCACTCCTGGGTGTGGAACACGGACAACGTGACCATGCTCATGAGCCAGATGAGCCCCGAGGACAAGAAGGTaacattgcccccccccccccccccccccccaccaaccgaaatggctcacagacacacacaacccccccccccccccaatggtcTCCTTTTCCAGCCGCTCGCCTGTCTAATGCGCGCTAAGCCATGCAGCAGAAATGGGACATCGAGTCCTCTTTCAGCGGCTAAAATAACTAGCATCCACCCCGTGATCAAGCGAAAGATAAATCTCATTTCGTAGGAGCCCTTCCTTCATTATCATTTAAATGGCCCTAGGAGGTCAGTCCCTTTCGAATTAACATTTGTCTTCCGGCTGATCTCTGTGCACCTCCGGACGGGTCACGGACGGTTCTCGGAGCGGTGCGACCATAATGGAGCTTATGAAAAACGCTGCCAAGTCTTGCTATTGGTCGGCAGGTTGCCAGGTCTGTCGCTATTGGCTGTATTTGCTGCTGAGTCCGTCACGCCGAGGCACCGCCGCGCGGGGTTTCTGCGCGGAGAACCGCCCCCTCGTCCGCCCAACGACGGCCGTGCCGCTACACGCCACGCCACGCTACGCCGTGCGTGATTGGATGACCGAGAGCTCGCCTAACAACGGATAAATTCAGAGAGCAggcgctcggggggggggggggggctggttagACGAGTGAATGGAGTCATTGTGTCCCAGAGCCCCAGCTCTGTTCAAATTCCACGCAAGGTCCAGATGAGCATAcgtgcataattttttaaaaaattaattaaatgtgattCACCAAGAACAAATGGGCCTCTTTGTGTCAGACTGTAGGGAAAACCCACGTATAATGTacactgcaacaaaaaaacaaaaaaaaaaaaatgacggaagcttccggaactTCATGACTAGGGATTGGCTAGATGCAGTAGATGACCCACTCGCACATTCGGAGGAAAGCTCTCTGGAAATCCGTGGCAGCCGTgagcgtgggcgtgggcgtgagcgtgagcgtgggTGGATCCCGGTAAAGGGTCTGAATTCCCTCCGTGTTTTCCAGATGTTTAACTTCGACGTGCGGCAGCTGCACTGGGCCGAGTACATGGAGAACTACTGCATGGGGACGAAGAAGTACGTGCTGAACGAGGAGCTGTCGGGCCTCCCGGCTGCCAGGAAGCACCTCAACAAGTAAGAGGCCgtcgagggggaggggggtggggcagggggaggagcttgGCTGGAGATGGGTGGTTGCCATGCTCGCCTCTGCCTTCTTTGAAACTGCTGTGACCTAAATCTATGTGCGtttgaaaatgcatgtaaaGACGCTTACGGAAGACGTTtccatttgaaatactttattaTTCATGCAGTCATTTTAAGCAGGTACAGACCTCATGTTAACCACAAATGTTTATCAATACCATTATTATATTCATGTATTATGCATTAATATTATATGCTATTGATTTTAACTACATTAACTACCGTGAATAACCGTTAATTTTTCATTAGCTTTTTCAGGCTTCAATTTCAAGTTtgcctttatttcattttaagagcAGGCTTGgtagttttagtttagtttccttttttttccaaaaactcccgttttaatttttatttcatttcaggatAAAGTTTCTTCCTCGTACATTTAGTCTTATTTTACGATGATAACCTTGTTGGCAACGCatgtaattcattttgttcattgaCGAAAGTCATTTATGATGATTGATATCGATATGTGAAGATGCGCATACGTGCAGCCGGTGGTGTGCCTGTTGCGTTTGGATTGCTTGGCCGTGTTTGGGTCATCGTGCCTTCGGGGCGAGAGAGCGCGTCGTTAGGGGCCGCGCGCGTACGCGGCGGTGAGCGATGGTGAACGGCTGATGTTTGCACACGACTCTGCAGCCGGCGTCCATTTTATGGGATTGCCGGAGTTGTTCATTTATGCAAATGGACGTGGACGGGCACCCGCGGTCAGTTTGAGCGATTTGCACTCGTCCGCTGCTACACCTTGATTACGCACTGAAAGCGTTCGTTTTTGCGCGGTTTCTCGTAGCAACGTTTATTAAGAACGAAAGTAAGAAGAATTTTAGAAAAGTTCCGTAAATGAGTTCTTACATGTTGTTAAAATTATGTTATTAAAATTcattgtaaatgttaaatgcatgcacgcacacaaatgtataaaacaaaatcCATGGACAACTGACATTTGGTGACCTTTAATCCAACCCTACACACTGCTGAGTTCCCATGTTCCAATACTGGCTGTTAACTGGATTTACAGTAGTGAGTCAGTGTGCCTCAGACTCTTAAGACCGTCTGtgcctcctctctgtctgtctcacacacacacacacacacacacacacacacacacacgctcaaagcCTCCGTACGTCCGATAAAGGCTTGGGACATTAACTCAGCATTCCATGGTTTTGGTTCAGGCCTTATGTGCGTTGCCGTGGATACAGGCGACCGCTACCGATGGGTGACGcgttcctccctccttcctcagGTTGAGAAACATCCGCTACGCGTTCAACACCATCCTGGTGGTGCTGGTGTGGCGGGTGTTCATCGCCCGCTCTCAGATGGCCCGCAACATCTGGTACTTCGTGGTCAGCCTGTGCTTCAAGTTCCTGTCCTACTTCCGAGCGTCCAGCACCATGAGGTACTGAGGCCGGCGCGggaggctgccccccccccccccccccccccccccaggctcctcctcctctcctctcctctcctccccccgcccacctccgaacccccccccccccccccccccccttcccagatAGCTATGCATTTGGCAAAAATGCTCTTCAAAGCGTGGACATCAGGGTCACCGCACTGCGTGACACGGCATGACAGTgtgacgtctctctctctctctctctctctcggccatACGTTCTGTTAATACGTGACTGCATTCGCAttttggggtggggctgggttttttttttgtttgtgttttttttttttttccccccacccctcatcccTCCCCTGGCTCGGGCCCAGCCTCTGGGCGCCCCACCTTCACTCGCTGACATGGCAATAATGACTGGGCCCCCGATCGCACAGGCAAGCGCGGGCGGTCGGTTTGCGCCGCCGCGGCTTCACGTTTCTGTGCCTGAATCTCGAGATCGCCTCGCCTCACCGTCTGGTCTTGTGgccgttttgttttgttttgtttttttgtttagatttttttttttgaagtcttTGGCCGGTTGCTTTTCCACCAAAGCCATTCCATTATGTCGCTTCTGAATATAGCCAAAATGCTGTTCGCTTTTCCTTGTTTTAAGAAGTTGCAATGATCTTTACGTAGcttttgccagtttttttttaatttttttttttttaaagttctttcCATGGAAGAGTTTATTCTGGTTGTCATCTGGGTAACTGCTCCTCCATAGACTTTTtaaggatattattattattattatcatcattattattgtctGTAACCTCTTCCCATACTTTTGAGGTCCAGATACCTACAGACATGGACATTTGAGTGTTTGATGAAGACCCAAGCTTTGTCATATAGCAAAGTCCCAGTGTGTGTACGGTTTCTTC
Encoded here:
- the far1 gene encoding fatty acyl-CoA reductase 1 isoform X1, encoding MVTIPEYYEGKSVLITGATGFMGKVLLEKLLRSCPGVRAVYVLVRQKAGQDPHTRVAEMVNCKLFDRLRDEQPDFAEKIVPVSSDLTQPELDLSKEDQETLADCVNMVFHCAATIRFNEPLKDAIQLNVLATQKMVALAHRMKQLEVFIHVSTAYANCDRTVIEELVYPPPVDYKKLIDSLEWMDEKLVNLITPKLIGDRPNTYTYTKALAEYLVQQECGNLNVAIVRPSIVGASWKEPFPGWIDNFNGPSGIFIAAGKGILRTMRASNSAVADLVPVDVVINTTLAAAWYSGSQRYARPKSILVYNCTTGGINPFHWGEVEYHVISTFKRNPLEQAFRRPNVNLTSNHLINQYWIAVSHKAPAILYDLYLRITGRPPRMMKTITRLHKAMMVLEYFTSHSWVWNTDNVTMLMSQMSPEDKKMFNFDVRQLHWAEYMENYCMGTKKYVLNEELSGLPAARKHLNKLRNIRYAFNTILVVLVWRVFIARSQMARNIWYFVVSLCFKFLSYFRASSTMRY
- the far1 gene encoding fatty acyl-CoA reductase 1 isoform X2 encodes the protein MVTIPEYYEGKSVLITGATGFMGKVLLEKLLRSCPGVRAVYVLVRQKAGQDPHTRVAEMVNCKLFDRLRDEQPDFAEKIVPVSSDLTQPELDLSKEDQETLADCVNMVFHCAATIRFNEPLKDAIQLNVLATQKMVALAHRMKQLEVFIHVSTAYANCDRTVIEELVYPPPVDYKKLIDSLEWMDEKLVNLITPKLIGDRPNTYTYTKALAEYLVQQECGNLNVAIVRPSIVGASWKEPFPGWIDNFNGPSGIFIAAGKGILRTMRASNSAVADLVPVDVVINTTLAAAWYSGSQRYARPKSILVYNCTTGGINPFHWGEVEYCINMTFKTNPLEQAFRRPNVNLRSNPFTNQYWTTVSHTLPALLYDGYLRLTGQKPRMMKTITRLHKAMMVLEYFTSHSWVWNTDNVTMLMSQMSPEDKKMFNFDVRQLHWAEYMENYCMGTKKYVLNEELSGLPAARKHLNKLRNIRYAFNTILVVLVWRVFIARSQMARNIWYFVVSLCFKFLSYFRASSTMRY